Below is a genomic region from Castanea sativa cultivar Marrone di Chiusa Pesio chromosome 2, ASM4071231v1.
aacactAGATTGgtggtttgaaatttaaatCTATGGAAAGAATGCCACCAAGATGGATTGATATGGTTAGGATATGAATCATCtgtaatttgtttataataaaacCAAATTTGAACGACATGAAGTGGACAGACCCCCTTCTTGTTGTTCAAGACTTGATTTTTGGCTGCATAACAGGAAACAAAGAGAGCATGGCTAAAAGGCACAAATTTGCCCAAAATTTCTGTATGTCATCTGAAATATAAAGAAACGTTTTACATGAGTGTGCCTTGATAATCAACTTATAGTGGTCATGTTAAATATTGAATAAACCGTACATTCGATTATATCTAATGGTTTCCTCAATGTTTCTTTGTGCAGATTCGTGGCTGGAAGAATTGGGAGGAGGAAACCTCATCCCATGACTATGAGTTTTCAAATGGTATGTCACCCCATGACATAGAGATAGTTTGTTCTTTATGTATTAGCTTGGAAGTTGCATTTCCTCAGACTTGAGAAAATGACTTCCTGAAATTCATCTGTCAACAGGTGGGTGTATGTGCCTTATTGGAAGCTAAACTTCTATGCATATTTATGTGCAGATCCTTCAAGATTCAGGCTTACTCATGAGACCTCATTTGTTAGAGCACACACCAGTTTCTGGACAAggattcctttcttcttttatgtGGTAAGAAATGTCTTTACTAACTGGCACatcttgatttttgttatgttattACATTGTTATGCTATGAGGTAAAAATGGCCTAATGCCATGGACTGGGACATCTCAATTGTGAGTGCAATAGTTGAAGTTATGCCAATAAGATAACTGGATGAGCTTAACTAATACTAAGATGGCTGGGTAAGAATTTAGGaagattaaaattataaatgactAGATTTGTGAGACGTAAGGGCCAAGGGGTTGCactaaagaaagagagaaagtatGGGTTTGGTGACTTGGTAATGTGCTATGAAGACCAGTCATTGGCCAATAAGAGGAAATGATGCTAAGTGGTTCTAGTTGAAGGAATTACAAAGAAATGCAAAACCTCTACACCCAATGCTAAAAATGGTCAGAGACGAGATATAAAATTTGGGAGAATTCACTTATACCTTAGATCTAGCCTGCAACAGTTAGACTGGAACCGCAACAAAAGCTTGTATCTGTTTAGATTACAGTATATTAAAACTACAATTTTTGTAGTTGTGGCTATGTATATCTTTTTATATTGACAGTgaacttattaaaatatttatctttGGCAGGGATGCTTCTTTCGGCAATTTTTTAAGTCTGTTAGTAAGTCTGACTACTTAACCTTGCGCAATGGATTCATCACTGTAAGTTTTTGTTTCAGAATTTCTGTATTTCTAGTAAAATATGTCACCATTTTATGACATTGCTATCTATAGGTCCACTTGGCTCCTGGAAGTAAATTTAACTTCCAAAAGTATATCAAAAGATCTTTGGAGGATGACTTCAAGGCAGTCGTTGGAGTAAGGTAATGTTCCcttcatttaatatatatattttttaatttcattatatttgTGGTTTTCAGCAGTCATTCCCTGTAATAAATTTGGACCATATGAGTTTCATGAATTATTTTCTTGATGTTGTTGGCAGTCCTGTATTGTGGATGGCATTCGTGGTTTTTTTGCTACTAAACGTTAACGGTAACCCACttctttctttgaaattttttttgaagcatATTCTGCACTTTCCAGTAAAAGCTGATTAACTTTGTTGAAATATGTCCTTTTCAGGATGGCAGGCATTGTTTTGGGCGTCCATAATCCCTGTGATTGTGAGAAATATTTCTCTTTAGCAGCCAGATTTCCAAATCTTTGGAAAATGAGAATTCTAACCTTTTAATTGATTGCAGATAATCTTAGCTGTTGGAACAAAACTTCAAGCCATTTTGACAAAGATGGCTCTTGAAATCACAGAAAGGCATGCAGTAGTCCAAGGGATTCCACTTGTGCAAGTCTCAGACAAATACTTTTGGTTTGGTCGGCCTCAGTTAATTCTTGAACTTATCCATCTCACTTTGTTTCAGGTATTCAATAGCCACCCATATTGTAGATTCTTGACTAAAAATGCTTACCACTTAGGTAATGATTAATGAGTACCGTAAAATTTGTAATggttaaacacaattttttttatacttgtaTAGTCTTATTGAAGTTAGAAGGGAACTTTTTGCCTTGCTGAAAACTTATTTGAGGTCTTGGTTATAGTGAAAATGTTTTGCTTTAGAATTATCTTTTTTGTTGTGGTTAGAATGATCTGATTAGCCTCAGGTTTACTCAAAAGAGGCAATATTTCTCTAGTTAAGTGATTAATGAATTGAAATTGTAATGATTAAATATGGTAAATAAGatcttattctctctaaatGCACATTATGCCTTTAGGTGAAGAGAGAACAAGCTGTCACCCCAAATCTTGTCAAGTTTTGATCCATGATTTTAGTACTACTGAGTAATGACTATTTAACATCAGTTATAATGACTATCTAATCCCAGTTCCTGTTctttatatcaaattatcaatcaaattctgcacaattcaacaatttttatggtctttttcaattttgacatctaaattttctttcatatttgtGACTGGTCtgatcttattttttattttatttttttgtgacaTACAGAATGCGTTCCAAGTAACATATTTCTTGTGGATATGGGTAATGAAATGTTCTATACTTAACTTTGCTAACagctattgaattttttttttccccctttaatTTCTTACTCTCCTGTATGCTTCATTCCTAATATTTTGGTTTTCTATGGAAAATTTCTTTCTGTGCAGTACGAGTATGGGTTGACATCTTGCTTCCATTCGAATTTCAAGCTTGCTATTATAAAACTTGCTTTAGGGTAGGcctttaattcatttttttctcccaTGCAATGGAAATATCCACTTGAAAGATAGATCTCCTTGCTTTTATCTGAAAGGAGTGTTAATTTATAAATGCATTTAGCACGAAGACTGCTAACAAAAGGctgctaatttatttttaaaggaaacAAGTAAATGAGTAAACAAATCTAGAATATAAATCAGTAAGATTGAACATACGAATTACCTTGAATTGATGTGGTGAATCTGTATATTACCTTGGATTCATGGGTTGCATTTTTTGGAACTATCACAGGGTTGCAGTCCTATGTCTCTGCAGCTACATCACACTTCCGCTTTATGCCCTTGTTACTCAGGTACCTTCAGTGTTTCCATGAGATTCTAATGTAATTTTTAGAAGGCTTACATAACATTAACAACGACGTTAGGTGATATAAACTAACTCTGGCTTCAGAAAATACTTACTTCCAATTCATAATTGTTCATGGTGGTAACTGCAGATGGGTTCACACATGaagaaatcaatttttgatGAACAAACATCCAAGGCCCTCAAGAAGTGGCACATGGCTGTGAAAAAGAAACATGGTGAGCGAGGAGGAAAGTCACCTACTCATACTCTAGGTGGAAGCCCTTCCTCAACAGTGCACTCCTCTGGACACACATTGCATCGCTTCAAAACTACCGGACACTCAACCCGCTCCACCTATGACGATAATGAAATCTCTGATTATGAAACTGATCCTCTATCTCCCACCTCATCTGCTGCCAACTTGATTATAAgagttgatgatgatgagcaaccAACTCAAATAAGTGAACCTCACCATGGAGAAGAAACAAGCAATGAAGATGACTTTTCATTTGTCAAACCCGAGCTACTGAAAGAAACGTGAGTAAGGTATTGACAGTTGCTATCCAGTTGCATCAATTTTGTTGTAAgagttgatgatgatgagcaaccAACTCAAATAAGTGAACCTCACCATGGAGAAGAAACAAGCAATGAAGATGACTTTTCATTTGTCAAACCTTAGCCACTGAAAGAAACGTGAGTAAGGAATTGACAGTTGCTATCCAGTTGCATCAATTTTGTTGTATGTATTGGTATTGTGAGAAAACATTGTAGTTATTGAAATGCAGCCAGTGAAATATAGAatcattttttgtattataaaaataaataaataaatatagagaAGCATTTTTGTAGATTTATAGGCttgtttataaatttaataggAGTTTAAAACAACATTTTCCACTTTGTTCTGGCCggttaattttttagatagaaTGCCCATTTTCATCCTTCCACTTTACATTGCATGTTGCTTATATCACATTCCAATATTCCATGTTTGATTTAGTTTAATTTCCCTACGttgaacattttctttttcttggaggTGGCAGTCCTGGTAGTTCATGTTGAACAATAACTTGATTAAGGGTGTGCATTCAAGCCACCAACCAGGAAAACTTGACCTAGCTTGATGTCTCAGGTTGGTTGATATGTAAAGCAAAacttgggttgggttggattcaGGTTAGCAATAAACTCAACCTACaaccaaatatttttaattgatttgacAAAATAATCAAAGCAATGGCCCAATAAAACCCATTCTTACTAATTAAGTTGTATTGAATTTTAGAACTACCATGGGATGGATTGGAGTGAACATTTTCAACCCGAAGatgctatgttcacaacatttttacaatatttttacaacaattataggtggttagttgttattggttcaaatttgaacctaacactaagattacttttttgtcctaacaataataaccagtaacaacatgccacttaggatttgctgtaaaaatattgtaaaaatattgtggacatatcatttctcttactCTAAATCCAATCCAATTGAATCCAACcaaatccttttatatatataggaaatattGACGTTTCCTTTTTTgtatttcacttaaaaaaagaaaaaactgtcaaaaaatttgccaaaagagatatatataacacaactctctctctctctctctctctctctatatatatatatatatatatatatggctctcttaattttcattttagttcattCATTAATATCTCAAAAGTACACATGAATGGAAATTTAAAAAGGAAACTCAAtcgtttttactttttatttttattttaaaaagggCAGGTCATTGTAGTCACCCCTAAAATCATTACTTGTAAGTAAAACAATATATAGTTGGCTGATTGGCTCTCTCCTATTTCCAACTTAGTTCATTCATTAGTATCTCAAAAATACGCGTGAGTGGGCTAAGATTCTTGTAGTTCCACTGTCTTATTCTGGTGTTTCCAATAAAACATTCAGGTTCAAATCTCTTCATTTctaactattaatttttaaaaaaaaaacatgaactAAAGAATTGGATTGATGATATAGGAcacaatttacaatttaattattgtaatttattaattttagtatttactTTGTAATAttcgttattttaggtttatagttattatttccttatttttattttaggtttatagttattatttccttatttttaggttcctttaattctttttaagtCAAATTGATTCCTGTTATAGTTAGGTATtaattatgagttattttagaatatattttaaatttcagacttttgtttttctattttttcgtGGATTTGAAGTTATTTTCATAAACaaatgtgttttatttattgttttctaaaaGTAAACATGTTCTGTTTCTTGACgtttttgcattaattaaaatttcaaaagaatgGGTCttgtgattttaaggtcattcTAGTAATTGAGAAGAGAGCTCACTTAAAATTAGTATCACAAAATTGGCACTAAATTGCAATCCGTGTGGTGGATTGGCTTCCCAAAATCAAAAGCAGTTAGAGCATTTGTATCAAGAGTCTCAAATGctataaatgctattttttagcaTCTAAACCTCAAAAAACCATCTCCACCGAAATTGGTATAttctataaaatttacaattttgctACAGTGCACTGTAGCagtattataaaacaaaaaatggttttttatttaaccaactcatttctcattctctttcctctctcacttctttcATCTCTATTCTctattctctcttctctctctgtggTTCATGGTCAGTTATGCTCgtcaccaattttttttcctctcttctcaCCGATGGATCGTGGTGGTGGTGCATCGTGGATCATGGCAGAGATTTGCTCCGATTTGATGGATGTTGTTGGTCTGATTTGGTGGATTGTGGCTAAGATTCGGTTTGATTTCTTCTCTAGAATCTCCGGTGGTGGCTGAGATTTGGAccgattttgggttttgtggtgTTGTCTTCGAATCTCTAGTGGTGGATGCTgttgtttttttgggttttgtggtgaATCTGTGGGTCTCCGTCGGTCactgattttgggttttgtgaatactgttgttttttgggttttgtggtgaATCTGTGGGTCTCTGTGGGTTTTTCTgcatagtgttttttttttagtggtggtggctgggaTGGATATGGGTTTGCTGGGTTGAGATGGAAGAGTGTGAGTTTGTTGGATAGATAGGTGGGTATGGGTGGTTGGTGTTTTTTTCCGGTGGTGGTGGATGGGCTGGGTATGGGTTTGCTGCGTTGAGAAGGTCAAGTTTACTGGGTTGAGAGTGacaaagaggaagagagtgacaaagaggaagagagagaaagaaatataattaaagaataaagaaataataaaaaaagaatatttaaataaaatggtaaaaaatatagaatgtttgatgtttggtgtattataaaatgaaatgttaaAAGCTAAGATTTTGGGTTTTAGAGTGGTATatgctaaaaattttactttccTTGACGAGGATGCTCTTAAAAGGGCTATTTGCTAGACAGTTGCACGTGTCAAACAAGGCTCACTTGATACATGTGACGATGGTCAATTCTTAGACTTTCCCATTAAATAGATTGTACTTGAAATATACTTGATATTTACAAGGGCGGCGCCATTTAGCTAGACGTTCTAAGTTCGCCTGTGAGCTACAGGTTTGGTTTGATACCACTCCTGGTGATATAGCTCTTCTAGTTGCACACGATGTTTTGTATTCTCTGTAGCTTTCCTTTGAATGAAGTTTGCCTGCATGGCggttatctcaaaaaaaaagaaaaaagaagggtgGCACCACCTTAAGGTCAGGATGTTCTCAAGACCACTTtgaccgaaaaaaaaaattatatataataatttaaattttttttatttttctatcctttaaaaaaaagttttgggaACACTCTCAACTTTTTATGCcagtaaaattaaattttgctcaaTAATTTAGTCTACATTAAATAGATAAAGGATTGCTTGGTTGTGTACATTGAAAGAGATATAacttgtagcattgataatgaaactatcatgcaacgatttcaaaatatgaaaactcgtagaatacaattataaactttatatatttgcgtgtttttttattgttattgttatcaatatatgaatttctcttAAATAGTATTTAAGAGgttttttctatttgaattcttcatttttttgtttaaaaatatccCTATATctctatatttaagtagagataaaactagaAGACATTccaataaaaatacaactctaacttccactaaaatattacctaaaaaatagagtCAACCTCttattatttacttataaattaaattttcaaaataaaaattatatatataaaatataaatataaaattttattttgctaCGAAATGGGACAACTAAAATAACCCTTGATATCCACGTTGTATGGTTTCCaattcattttagttttttctatAAATAGTATTGAATATCGAGGAGATCAACCTCTtgactattaattttattttaagtagaAGCTTTTAATAGTAATTATAGCACATTTATTTGATTCACCTCGAACACAGTTCATTTACTGCCTTTTATGTATGCTGTCATTCCTCAGtacatctttttttaaaaaatcctcTTTCTCAACCAGCCTGACACATTATCTCAACATTCCAAACCAAGTgttatacaaattttaaaaatttggaattttcctaaaagaaagaaagagaagtcaTTTCTTATTAATTCTAAGTTTACCCCAAACCATACTTACACGCATCTGATTCACTACGGGGAATCTATATTGGCCATGTCTCGACAATGCCAAGGATGAATCTAGGGAGTATCGGTGTTAAATAGctagaaaagagaagagaagagtaGCTTTTAAACTTTTTATAGAAGGAGAGGGAAGTGGAGAATAGCTAGAGAAGGTGCGTGATCATGATCTTTTCCTGTTGTTTGTTATTTGTCTTATCTTAGTTTCGTGTGGTACCATAACACTAATGTGATAGCCATTCAACACTATTTAGGTAAAGGATAAAGATTGGATCCACTCCTGATGTGCATAGAACCTAGTCAGTTGTTTAGATAAATACTCTTCTACTCGTGCACACGAGGAGAATAGAGCAatattatgaagaaaaaaaaattatacacgTATGAGACGCATGTCCTACGTCTTATGCATCTGGCGCAGGAGATACTTTCTTAATGTATTTTCAATCCTAAAAGATAAGTCTAGCAATTAAAGGCAAGGTAATTAGGTAGTGTATATGAGATGAAAGAAAGTATAACTAACCCAAAGGCCACTAGCATCGATCTTTTCCATAGAAAGTAAGGGTTTGTTTAGCATGTGATtctaaacaacagtttttaatatttaaacattgaaaactgtggttctaaaaaaaaaaacgcatttGGTAAAAGCATTTTTTAAGAGTGTTTGAGTTACGTTATTCATTTTAGGGTTTTAAACACTACTTTTACCAGTTTTCAGATTTCAAACAAAGTTGCTCAATtacatttttgtaaatattttgaaaaacatggCGCCTACTTGttagcttataaaaaaaatacacacatacCAAATacacaattatgttttttcacaCACTGAAACATGTTATTTGAAACATGGtactaaacacatttttttactttataaatattattgttaaggacatattttatgtaattggctaatcctttgacaaaatgcattttacttgcaattgggtagatctaggatgggtttaatacttcaagaaacatgttgttcaagccaagtattaaaatcatgaagattggatcaagaaacaagtgaagaaaagttgttcattaaagttcgACGGATACCTCGACAAAAAATCTATTGAGACTTTATGAAGGAAGCTTTACAGAAGCTGTGAGGGTCCCTTTCTGGACGGTACCCAGGCCCATATAGAAACAAGGATCCTGGGTGCCTTGCTTGTTGTTTGGTGGACTGAGCTTGGTTCACCGTAGCTAAATGGGGGCTGATTACGAAACAAAATTGTGCGCAAGTCACATAAATCTCCTCAAGGCAAAAAATGTGATTCCTCCTAAGCAATAAAATACCATTATAAGTGTTTAAGTGCCATAAAATGTCCCTTTACtcttacaaaataagtaaaataagtatTCATTATATTCACAATGAGATGGAGATTAAAATAAAGTATTTGAGGCTTATCTTTTACTGTGTGAACACTTAAAAGAGGTCCTTCACTTGGTACTCCAGGCGTACTATCATGGTACCCCGGGCGTGAAGTTGTGGTTCCCAAGGGGACTAGGCCTGTAAAAGCCCAGAACACTGCTTCTCTAAACTATATGATCTTTCTCCATGCCTTTTACTGTGTGAACATTTAAAAGAGTTTCTTTACTCGGTACCCCGAACGTACTTTCATGCTACCTCAAACGTATTGGTCGTGGTATCCCTGATGTATAAAGCATGTAATCCTAGAACGCTAATTCTCTAATCCATACGATTTTTCTCCATGCTTATTATGcaatggagtttttttttttttttttccctttcccttTCCCTTTACTTCTATAGGTCCTGCAAAAAAATACACTACACAATACACATATCTTTaaataattgttagtttcttagGTTAAgatatacattttaatacataaacatatatatacatgaaaTTTATGAGAATAATTTAGCCACGAGGATCCTAGCCCTAATTCTCACAGACTTAGTACTTTTGCATAAGACTTGTGGGATTTGAAACTCAAGTCCAAGTAGTTTTGCTTGGGCATTGCCTTCCAAGATAGTTAGGTGAGGAGGATTTTTGTGGGAGAGAGTGATATTTGATGTGTGCATGTTTTGGCATATATTTCTTTGGAGgctaagtgatattttgaatgATCTCAAGGATATGGGACAAATTCCTCCACCTTGGCtctcttattttgtttctttctttctcttccttgctGGGCTTTTAAAGATCTAAGAATATGTGTTTTAAACCTTTAAACTTTTCCCCTGAATACCCATTTTTCTCCTCTCTGAAAATCGCCCCATCTGCTATGCCTTGTGTTCTTTTTATAGTAGACCTGGTCTGGTACCACGAGCGAGGACGCCCCAGGTCTGCTGGGTAAAACTATGTCCTCTGTGACTTGAAAAGTTGCATTAGGCAGAAGTTTAGTTTATTTAGACAATTATAACACAAAAGGAGAATTTGGCTTTAGTTACAAATGGATGATTCCTTCTTGGAAAGTCAAAAGAGGGGGTGGGCTGCTCAATGCAATAGATGACAGCTTTGGTTGAAAGTGACAGTATAGAGGAAAATGTGGAGAGATGTCATGCACATAGGGGAACTGAGCTTTTCATTGGTtcatgcattccaagcaaatatatgaaTCAAGGGAAAGCTTTGAGATCCTCATTTCACCAGAAATCACTCCCTTACCGACCAAACCATTCCTCCCTTACTATCCACTTAGGATCCCACGGGCTTAGACCATGGTTACAAAGATAATACCTGGTTTTTTTGCTggatttttaattgttttttttttggggaaatcTGAACATACACAGGGCCTTGATGTTAATTCTTCTTGCTGCATATCCTCTGGCCTAACCGAGATCCTTGCTGCATGTCCTCTGGTCTGATTGAGAT
It encodes:
- the LOC142623941 gene encoding MLO-like protein 10, which produces MLLVRYVCFCAWLMIGHRAMAATESSGSQTRELDKTPTWAVSGVCAVIIIISIVLEKVLHRLGTWLTEKHKKALFEALEKVKAELMILGFISLLLTFGQSYIARICLPLKVLDNMLPCKSEESTTSTEGDDRRRLLWLDRRFLAAGSYAPNCKAGYAPLISVDGLHQLHILIFFLAVFHVLYSFITMMLGRLKIRGWKNWEEETSSHDYEFSNDPSRFRLTHETSFVRAHTSFWTRIPFFFYVGCFFRQFFKSVSKSDYLTLRNGFITVHLAPGSKFNFQKYIKRSLEDDFKAVVGVSPVLWMAFVVFLLLNVNGWQALFWASIIPVIIILAVGTKLQAILTKMALEITERHAVVQGIPLVQVSDKYFWFGRPQLILELIHLTLFQNAFQVTYFLWIWYEYGLTSCFHSNFKLAIIKLALGVAVLCLCSYITLPLYALVTQMGSHMKKSIFDEQTSKALKKWHMAVKKKHGERGGKSPTHTLGGSPSSTVHSSGHTLHRFKTTGHSTRSTYDDNEISDYETDPLSPTSSAANLIIRVDDDEQPTQISEPHHGEETSNEDDFSFVKPELLKET